One stretch of Daphnia pulicaria isolate SC F1-1A chromosome 6, SC_F0-13Bv2, whole genome shotgun sequence DNA includes these proteins:
- the LOC124342384 gene encoding L-fucose kinase-like isoform X1 — protein sequence MWTCIAIACSDPKWANAITEELSILNNKGLLNSQLSCVVLKDTSGLSDGEETLNALLVTAEKLCNNEGFENVTFDVLNNSHILIIHHDKFSGNYPCYWPNGIAFLPTQNKNRNGSGLETYLEFIINLCCQLKQGAPPGIWIVSSGFVLSGRMNEPFEWPLPTPDALAFILGSQSGSATHCDVGKFLHPGEAVNSLTRFSLDQLSEEFVENFNSGIIYLKSTVAASLICLSRKFPLNRCTYIGEDNGAKTMQLSLFYDLLGPLWIKDRQIFLSGDSTQSQDKIRCIDNDGDKVKARMMLWEELREFEFRAIPINGLKHVNWTALPLEKIFHHSDSSLLPSANLPSILHSLSKQQKPSTMLVNSLIETTLKDNAELFMVSSSIQTSQPDRVLQLAGRAYFINVKVDLDEIPEFYLSDNVCMVGYWIRVEKESRLGRSLFSATDIPVLEYSHSRATIFGLNWSTYFMLKGIEPEDIWTSDGVAHSLVTACLFPLALDANSWRDLLWLQDIKGSTDSRLESWRQSKRYSIDDFRRLSDPVAALQNLRWLNSSVILQSISHWPGALAPYFHRACAENWSNSLLSALDEAVIEGDRRSCSRILAAIAELLACKAGSQNGLRSGPASNSAWKPAFEMLKHSLRDGVLALADQRLKWMWTPDLLLRAARHYERAVHILIHETVKSVQFHMIQNCVVSNISRPPIGEWIEAECPARLDLSGGWSDTPPICYEMGGSVVNIGILVDGEKPIGARGRRLEKLHLVLVCEGQTEPLVISSIDDVMNYSDPTIHGALLKAALVCAGVVQGNCQQDLSEQLEKTLGSGLELHGWSKLPQGSGLGTSSILASALLAVIYSAMGYEFSRSHLIHGVLHIEQLLTTGGGWQDQVGGVMGGCNRGHSFADSNVQVHIENIKLSERTISLINQRLLLIHTGKVRLARNLLQNVIRMWYARDVETVDCFNRLIENADECKNAILQGDIDQLCHAVDVYWRQKKAIAPGCEPQMVTNLMDALSHLVHGQSLAGAGGGGFYYGFLKRSEDRDAVEEIIKSIEGCETMIIHRATIDQTGISLKIGGTQVNIP from the exons ATGTGGACTTGCATTGCTATAGCCTGTTCAGATCCTAAATGGGCTAATGCTATCACAGAAGAGTTATCTATTCTTAACAACAAAGGCCTTTTAAATTCTCAGTTGTCTTGTGTTGTACTGAAAGATACTAGTGGATTGAGTGACGGTGAGGAAACTCTGAATGCTTTGCTGGTTACGGCGGAAAAACTCTGTAACAATGAGGGGTTTGAAAAT gTAACATTTGATGTCCTGAATAATTCacatattttgattattcatCATGATAAGTTTTCTGGAAATTATCCATGTTATTGGCCTAATGGCATTGCCTTTCTACCTACTcaaaataagaacagaaatGGTTCTGGATTGGAAACATATCTTGAATTCATTATAAATTTATGCTGCCAG CTGAAGCAAGGAGCACCACCTGGAATTTGGATTGTTTCCAGTGGTTTTGTCCTTTCTGGGCGCATGAACGAGCCGTTTGAATGGCCTCTTCCTACACCAGACGCTCTTGCGTTTATTCTGGGGAGTCAAAGCGGAAGTGCAACCCATTGTGATGTAGGGAAATTCTTGCATCCTGGAGAAGCAGTAAATTCCTTAACACGTTTTTCGCTAGATCAACTTTCCGAAGAATTTGTAGAGAATTTCAACAGTGGAATTATTTATCTGAAATCAACAGTTGCTGCAAGTTTGATTTGTTTAAGTCGGAAATTTCCTTTGAATCGTTGCACGTATATCGGGGAAGATAATGGTGCCAAAACCATGCAG tTGTCTTTGTTCTATGATTTGCTTGGGCCTCTTTGGATTAAGGAtagacaaatttttttgtctggtgATAGCACCCAATCACAGGATAAAATTAGATGCATTGACAATGACGGAGATAAAGTTAAAGCTAG aATGATGCTTTGGGAAGAGCTTCGTGAGTTTGAATTCCGTGCGATTCCTATTAATGGATTAAAACATGTTAATTGGACTGCTCTTCCTCTGGAAAAAATCTTCCATCATTCAGATTCTTCATTACTTCCTTCCGCAAATCTTCCATCAATTTTACACAGCTTATCTAAGCAGCAGAAACCATCAACGATGCTTGTGAACAGCTTAATTGAAACAACCCTGAAAGACAACGCCGAGTTGTTTAtggtttcttcttccattcaaACTAGCCAACCCGACCGAGTGTTGCAATTGGCAGGCAGAGCTTACTTCATCAATGTTAAAGTCGATTTGGATGAG atTCCCGAGTTTTATTTGAGTGACAACGTCTGTATGGTTGGTTATTGGATACGCGTAGAAAAAGAATCGAGATTAGGACGATCCCTTTTCTCTGCTACGGACATCCCAGTATTAGAATACAGCCATTCCCGTGCAACGATTTTTGGTCTCAACTGGTCAACCTACTTTATGCTTAAAGGAATTGAGCCAGAAGACATATGGACGTCTGATGGTGTTGCCCATTCACTTGTGACTGCGTGCCTGTTTCCATTAGCTTTGGACGCTAATAGCTGGAGAGATCTGCTCTGGCTCCAAGATATTAAAGGATCTACAGATTCTCGCCTGGAGAGTTGGCGTCAAAGTAAAAGATATTCCATTGACGATTTTCGTCGCTTGAGTGATCCGGTTGCTGCGCTTCAAAATCTTCGATGGCTCAACTCTTCAGTTATCTTGCAGTCTATTTCGCATTGGCCAGGGGCATTAGCCCCCTATTTTCACCGAGCCTGTGCTG AAAATTGGAGTAACTCGTTACTCAGTGCTCTGGACGAGGCAGTAATAGAAGGCGACAGGCGCAGTTGTTCGCGGATATTGGCCGCTATTGCTGAGCTACTGGCTTGCAAAGCTGGTTCTCAGAATGGTTTGCGTAGCGGTCCTGCTTCCAATAGTGCATGGAAACCAGCCTTTGAAATGCTAAAG CACTCTTTGCGTGATGGTGTTCTCGCTCTGGCTGATCAACGATTGAAATGGATGTGGACTCCGGATCTTTTGCTGCGTGCTGCCCGTCATTACGAACGCGCAGTCCACATTCTCATCCATGAAACTGTTAAAAGTGTTCAATTCCATATGATACAGAACTGCGTAGTTTCAAACATTAGCCGCCCTCCCATTG GTGAGTGGATTGAAGCGGAATGTCCTGCTAGACTCGATCTCTCTGGTGGATG GTCGGATACTCCCCCTATTTGCTACGAAATGGGCGGAAGCGTCGTCAATATTGGAATTCTCGTTGATGGAGAA AAACCAATTGGAGCTCGAGGTAGAAGACTTGAAAAGCTTCACCTTGTTTTGGTTTGTGAGGGTCAGACAGAACCGCTTGTGATTTCATCGATCGACGATGTGATGAACTATAGTGATCCAACCATTCATGGGGCACTTTTAAAAGCAGCTTTGGTATGCGCTGGTGTGGTGCAAGGAAATTGTCAGCAAGATTTATCAGAGCAACTTGAAAAG ACCTTGGGCAGCGGGCTGGAATTGCATGGCTGGTCAAAGCTGCCACAAGGATCTGGATTGGGAACCAGCAGTATTCTAGCGTCAGCCTTACTAGCCGTTATTTATAGTGCTATGGGATATGAATTCAGTCGATCCCATCTTATTCATGGG GTGCTACATATTGAACAACTGTTAACAACGGGAGGTGGATGGCAGGATCAA GTAGGTGGAGTAATGGGCGGTTGCAATCGAGGCCATTCCTTTGCCGATTCCAATGTTCAGGTGCATATCGAAAATATTAAACTTTCAGAAAG GACCATCAGTTTGATTAATCAGAGGTTACTCCTTATACATACGGGAAAGGTGCGACTTGCCCGGAATTTACTGCAGAATGTTATCCGAATGTGGTATGCTCGTGATGTGGAGACAGTTGACTGCTTCAATCGACTTATTGAAAATGCTGATGAATGTAAAAATGCCATTTTACAAG GTGATATCGACCAGTTATGTCATGCCGTGGATGTGTATTGGCGCCAGAAGAAGGCAATTGCACCAGGATGCGAACCACAAATGGTAACAAATCTAATGGACGCATTGTCTCACTTAGTTCATGGACAGAGCCTAGCAGGCGCAGGAg GTGGGGGGTTCTATTACGGCTTCCTGAAACGCTCTGAAGACAGGGATGCAGTTGAAGAAATCATAAAATCTATCGAG GGATGCGAAACAATGATAATTCATAGAGCGACTATTGATCAGACTGGAATTAGTCTGAAGATTGGTGGAACACAGGTTAACATTCCGTAA
- the LOC124342384 gene encoding L-fucose kinase-like isoform X3 — MQLSLFYDLLGPLWIKDRQIFLSGDSTQSQDKIRCIDNDGDKVKARMMLWEELREFEFRAIPINGLKHVNWTALPLEKIFHHSDSSLLPSANLPSILHSLSKQQKPSTMLVNSLIETTLKDNAELFMVSSSIQTSQPDRVLQLAGRAYFINVKVDLDEIPEFYLSDNVCMVGYWIRVEKESRLGRSLFSATDIPVLEYSHSRATIFGLNWSTYFMLKGIEPEDIWTSDGVAHSLVTACLFPLALDANSWRDLLWLQDIKGSTDSRLESWRQSKRYSIDDFRRLSDPVAALQNLRWLNSSVILQSISHWPGALAPYFHRACAENWSNSLLSALDEAVIEGDRRSCSRILAAIAELLACKAGSQNGLRSGPASNSAWKPAFEMLKHSLRDGVLALADQRLKWMWTPDLLLRAARHYERAVHILIHETVKSVQFHMIQNCVVSNISRPPIGEWIEAECPARLDLSGGWSDTPPICYEMGGSVVNIGILVDGEKPIGARGRRLEKLHLVLVCEGQTEPLVISSIDDVMNYSDPTIHGALLKAALVCAGVVQGNCQQDLSEQLEKTLGSGLELHGWSKLPQGSGLGTSSILASALLAVIYSAMGYEFSRSHLIHGVLHIEQLLTTGGGWQDQVGGVMGGCNRGHSFADSNVQVHIENIKLSERTISLINQRLLLIHTGKVRLARNLLQNVIRMWYARDVETVDCFNRLIENADECKNAILQGDIDQLCHAVDVYWRQKKAIAPGCEPQMVTNLMDALSHLVHGQSLAGAGGGGFYYGFLKRSEDRDAVEEIIKSIEGCETMIIHRATIDQTGISLKIGGTQVNIP; from the exons ATGCAG tTGTCTTTGTTCTATGATTTGCTTGGGCCTCTTTGGATTAAGGAtagacaaatttttttgtctggtgATAGCACCCAATCACAGGATAAAATTAGATGCATTGACAATGACGGAGATAAAGTTAAAGCTAG aATGATGCTTTGGGAAGAGCTTCGTGAGTTTGAATTCCGTGCGATTCCTATTAATGGATTAAAACATGTTAATTGGACTGCTCTTCCTCTGGAAAAAATCTTCCATCATTCAGATTCTTCATTACTTCCTTCCGCAAATCTTCCATCAATTTTACACAGCTTATCTAAGCAGCAGAAACCATCAACGATGCTTGTGAACAGCTTAATTGAAACAACCCTGAAAGACAACGCCGAGTTGTTTAtggtttcttcttccattcaaACTAGCCAACCCGACCGAGTGTTGCAATTGGCAGGCAGAGCTTACTTCATCAATGTTAAAGTCGATTTGGATGAG atTCCCGAGTTTTATTTGAGTGACAACGTCTGTATGGTTGGTTATTGGATACGCGTAGAAAAAGAATCGAGATTAGGACGATCCCTTTTCTCTGCTACGGACATCCCAGTATTAGAATACAGCCATTCCCGTGCAACGATTTTTGGTCTCAACTGGTCAACCTACTTTATGCTTAAAGGAATTGAGCCAGAAGACATATGGACGTCTGATGGTGTTGCCCATTCACTTGTGACTGCGTGCCTGTTTCCATTAGCTTTGGACGCTAATAGCTGGAGAGATCTGCTCTGGCTCCAAGATATTAAAGGATCTACAGATTCTCGCCTGGAGAGTTGGCGTCAAAGTAAAAGATATTCCATTGACGATTTTCGTCGCTTGAGTGATCCGGTTGCTGCGCTTCAAAATCTTCGATGGCTCAACTCTTCAGTTATCTTGCAGTCTATTTCGCATTGGCCAGGGGCATTAGCCCCCTATTTTCACCGAGCCTGTGCTG AAAATTGGAGTAACTCGTTACTCAGTGCTCTGGACGAGGCAGTAATAGAAGGCGACAGGCGCAGTTGTTCGCGGATATTGGCCGCTATTGCTGAGCTACTGGCTTGCAAAGCTGGTTCTCAGAATGGTTTGCGTAGCGGTCCTGCTTCCAATAGTGCATGGAAACCAGCCTTTGAAATGCTAAAG CACTCTTTGCGTGATGGTGTTCTCGCTCTGGCTGATCAACGATTGAAATGGATGTGGACTCCGGATCTTTTGCTGCGTGCTGCCCGTCATTACGAACGCGCAGTCCACATTCTCATCCATGAAACTGTTAAAAGTGTTCAATTCCATATGATACAGAACTGCGTAGTTTCAAACATTAGCCGCCCTCCCATTG GTGAGTGGATTGAAGCGGAATGTCCTGCTAGACTCGATCTCTCTGGTGGATG GTCGGATACTCCCCCTATTTGCTACGAAATGGGCGGAAGCGTCGTCAATATTGGAATTCTCGTTGATGGAGAA AAACCAATTGGAGCTCGAGGTAGAAGACTTGAAAAGCTTCACCTTGTTTTGGTTTGTGAGGGTCAGACAGAACCGCTTGTGATTTCATCGATCGACGATGTGATGAACTATAGTGATCCAACCATTCATGGGGCACTTTTAAAAGCAGCTTTGGTATGCGCTGGTGTGGTGCAAGGAAATTGTCAGCAAGATTTATCAGAGCAACTTGAAAAG ACCTTGGGCAGCGGGCTGGAATTGCATGGCTGGTCAAAGCTGCCACAAGGATCTGGATTGGGAACCAGCAGTATTCTAGCGTCAGCCTTACTAGCCGTTATTTATAGTGCTATGGGATATGAATTCAGTCGATCCCATCTTATTCATGGG GTGCTACATATTGAACAACTGTTAACAACGGGAGGTGGATGGCAGGATCAA GTAGGTGGAGTAATGGGCGGTTGCAATCGAGGCCATTCCTTTGCCGATTCCAATGTTCAGGTGCATATCGAAAATATTAAACTTTCAGAAAG GACCATCAGTTTGATTAATCAGAGGTTACTCCTTATACATACGGGAAAGGTGCGACTTGCCCGGAATTTACTGCAGAATGTTATCCGAATGTGGTATGCTCGTGATGTGGAGACAGTTGACTGCTTCAATCGACTTATTGAAAATGCTGATGAATGTAAAAATGCCATTTTACAAG GTGATATCGACCAGTTATGTCATGCCGTGGATGTGTATTGGCGCCAGAAGAAGGCAATTGCACCAGGATGCGAACCACAAATGGTAACAAATCTAATGGACGCATTGTCTCACTTAGTTCATGGACAGAGCCTAGCAGGCGCAGGAg GTGGGGGGTTCTATTACGGCTTCCTGAAACGCTCTGAAGACAGGGATGCAGTTGAAGAAATCATAAAATCTATCGAG GGATGCGAAACAATGATAATTCATAGAGCGACTATTGATCAGACTGGAATTAGTCTGAAGATTGGTGGAACACAGGTTAACATTCCGTAA
- the LOC124342384 gene encoding L-fucose kinase-like isoform X2 produces the protein MNEPFEWPLPTPDALAFILGSQSGSATHCDVGKFLHPGEAVNSLTRFSLDQLSEEFVENFNSGIIYLKSTVAASLICLSRKFPLNRCTYIGEDNGAKTMQLSLFYDLLGPLWIKDRQIFLSGDSTQSQDKIRCIDNDGDKVKARMMLWEELREFEFRAIPINGLKHVNWTALPLEKIFHHSDSSLLPSANLPSILHSLSKQQKPSTMLVNSLIETTLKDNAELFMVSSSIQTSQPDRVLQLAGRAYFINVKVDLDEIPEFYLSDNVCMVGYWIRVEKESRLGRSLFSATDIPVLEYSHSRATIFGLNWSTYFMLKGIEPEDIWTSDGVAHSLVTACLFPLALDANSWRDLLWLQDIKGSTDSRLESWRQSKRYSIDDFRRLSDPVAALQNLRWLNSSVILQSISHWPGALAPYFHRACAENWSNSLLSALDEAVIEGDRRSCSRILAAIAELLACKAGSQNGLRSGPASNSAWKPAFEMLKHSLRDGVLALADQRLKWMWTPDLLLRAARHYERAVHILIHETVKSVQFHMIQNCVVSNISRPPIGEWIEAECPARLDLSGGWSDTPPICYEMGGSVVNIGILVDGEKPIGARGRRLEKLHLVLVCEGQTEPLVISSIDDVMNYSDPTIHGALLKAALVCAGVVQGNCQQDLSEQLEKTLGSGLELHGWSKLPQGSGLGTSSILASALLAVIYSAMGYEFSRSHLIHGVLHIEQLLTTGGGWQDQVGGVMGGCNRGHSFADSNVQVHIENIKLSERTISLINQRLLLIHTGKVRLARNLLQNVIRMWYARDVETVDCFNRLIENADECKNAILQGDIDQLCHAVDVYWRQKKAIAPGCEPQMVTNLMDALSHLVHGQSLAGAGGGGFYYGFLKRSEDRDAVEEIIKSIEGCETMIIHRATIDQTGISLKIGGTQVNIP, from the exons ATGAACGAGCCGTTTGAATGGCCTCTTCCTACACCAGACGCTCTTGCGTTTATTCTGGGGAGTCAAAGCGGAAGTGCAACCCATTGTGATGTAGGGAAATTCTTGCATCCTGGAGAAGCAGTAAATTCCTTAACACGTTTTTCGCTAGATCAACTTTCCGAAGAATTTGTAGAGAATTTCAACAGTGGAATTATTTATCTGAAATCAACAGTTGCTGCAAGTTTGATTTGTTTAAGTCGGAAATTTCCTTTGAATCGTTGCACGTATATCGGGGAAGATAATGGTGCCAAAACCATGCAG tTGTCTTTGTTCTATGATTTGCTTGGGCCTCTTTGGATTAAGGAtagacaaatttttttgtctggtgATAGCACCCAATCACAGGATAAAATTAGATGCATTGACAATGACGGAGATAAAGTTAAAGCTAG aATGATGCTTTGGGAAGAGCTTCGTGAGTTTGAATTCCGTGCGATTCCTATTAATGGATTAAAACATGTTAATTGGACTGCTCTTCCTCTGGAAAAAATCTTCCATCATTCAGATTCTTCATTACTTCCTTCCGCAAATCTTCCATCAATTTTACACAGCTTATCTAAGCAGCAGAAACCATCAACGATGCTTGTGAACAGCTTAATTGAAACAACCCTGAAAGACAACGCCGAGTTGTTTAtggtttcttcttccattcaaACTAGCCAACCCGACCGAGTGTTGCAATTGGCAGGCAGAGCTTACTTCATCAATGTTAAAGTCGATTTGGATGAG atTCCCGAGTTTTATTTGAGTGACAACGTCTGTATGGTTGGTTATTGGATACGCGTAGAAAAAGAATCGAGATTAGGACGATCCCTTTTCTCTGCTACGGACATCCCAGTATTAGAATACAGCCATTCCCGTGCAACGATTTTTGGTCTCAACTGGTCAACCTACTTTATGCTTAAAGGAATTGAGCCAGAAGACATATGGACGTCTGATGGTGTTGCCCATTCACTTGTGACTGCGTGCCTGTTTCCATTAGCTTTGGACGCTAATAGCTGGAGAGATCTGCTCTGGCTCCAAGATATTAAAGGATCTACAGATTCTCGCCTGGAGAGTTGGCGTCAAAGTAAAAGATATTCCATTGACGATTTTCGTCGCTTGAGTGATCCGGTTGCTGCGCTTCAAAATCTTCGATGGCTCAACTCTTCAGTTATCTTGCAGTCTATTTCGCATTGGCCAGGGGCATTAGCCCCCTATTTTCACCGAGCCTGTGCTG AAAATTGGAGTAACTCGTTACTCAGTGCTCTGGACGAGGCAGTAATAGAAGGCGACAGGCGCAGTTGTTCGCGGATATTGGCCGCTATTGCTGAGCTACTGGCTTGCAAAGCTGGTTCTCAGAATGGTTTGCGTAGCGGTCCTGCTTCCAATAGTGCATGGAAACCAGCCTTTGAAATGCTAAAG CACTCTTTGCGTGATGGTGTTCTCGCTCTGGCTGATCAACGATTGAAATGGATGTGGACTCCGGATCTTTTGCTGCGTGCTGCCCGTCATTACGAACGCGCAGTCCACATTCTCATCCATGAAACTGTTAAAAGTGTTCAATTCCATATGATACAGAACTGCGTAGTTTCAAACATTAGCCGCCCTCCCATTG GTGAGTGGATTGAAGCGGAATGTCCTGCTAGACTCGATCTCTCTGGTGGATG GTCGGATACTCCCCCTATTTGCTACGAAATGGGCGGAAGCGTCGTCAATATTGGAATTCTCGTTGATGGAGAA AAACCAATTGGAGCTCGAGGTAGAAGACTTGAAAAGCTTCACCTTGTTTTGGTTTGTGAGGGTCAGACAGAACCGCTTGTGATTTCATCGATCGACGATGTGATGAACTATAGTGATCCAACCATTCATGGGGCACTTTTAAAAGCAGCTTTGGTATGCGCTGGTGTGGTGCAAGGAAATTGTCAGCAAGATTTATCAGAGCAACTTGAAAAG ACCTTGGGCAGCGGGCTGGAATTGCATGGCTGGTCAAAGCTGCCACAAGGATCTGGATTGGGAACCAGCAGTATTCTAGCGTCAGCCTTACTAGCCGTTATTTATAGTGCTATGGGATATGAATTCAGTCGATCCCATCTTATTCATGGG GTGCTACATATTGAACAACTGTTAACAACGGGAGGTGGATGGCAGGATCAA GTAGGTGGAGTAATGGGCGGTTGCAATCGAGGCCATTCCTTTGCCGATTCCAATGTTCAGGTGCATATCGAAAATATTAAACTTTCAGAAAG GACCATCAGTTTGATTAATCAGAGGTTACTCCTTATACATACGGGAAAGGTGCGACTTGCCCGGAATTTACTGCAGAATGTTATCCGAATGTGGTATGCTCGTGATGTGGAGACAGTTGACTGCTTCAATCGACTTATTGAAAATGCTGATGAATGTAAAAATGCCATTTTACAAG GTGATATCGACCAGTTATGTCATGCCGTGGATGTGTATTGGCGCCAGAAGAAGGCAATTGCACCAGGATGCGAACCACAAATGGTAACAAATCTAATGGACGCATTGTCTCACTTAGTTCATGGACAGAGCCTAGCAGGCGCAGGAg GTGGGGGGTTCTATTACGGCTTCCTGAAACGCTCTGAAGACAGGGATGCAGTTGAAGAAATCATAAAATCTATCGAG GGATGCGAAACAATGATAATTCATAGAGCGACTATTGATCAGACTGGAATTAGTCTGAAGATTGGTGGAACACAGGTTAACATTCCGTAA
- the LOC124341721 gene encoding dynein intermediate chain 3, ciliary-like: MDLTCVVRRHVKVLSRRKCNFSDAVFNPPQFVDIFPDPQLTSLFTIARSKEIGVQCQACDVSALNINTDCATTKTHGVFHKEGGLYIWPRDVNPLEADQTARYRKKIEKDEAYSRSLLSYNLDMQTPDPNPLRTLHLLKDPSPIKRAVTERAVQPEIILRSMSQLRSVSFNPRDQHILAGGSIYGAVGIWDVRKSQGPVECVPIGVGQSESVTSLIWSNSKAGGEFFSASGDGQVLWWDMRKLNAPIDALLLDPSSILRSESALSARLLVWSIAMNCNRRARTTAERIMCQYEAHLGPVHGLHRQSTPTTAQNLFDRWGLDHECLDRGHSRFAHFNFKESKCPVTGRSVESHTAVRHIHCCNRR, translated from the exons ATGGATCTTACCTGTGTTGTACGTCGACATGTTAAAGTACTGAGCAGGAGAAAATGTAACTTCTCCGACGCTGTTTTCAACCCGCCACAATTTGTCGACATTTTCCCGGATCCGCAATTGACATCTTTGTTTACCATAGCAAGGAGTAAAGAAATCGGAGTCCAATGCCAAGCTTGTGATGTTTCAGCACTTAAT ATCAATACGGATTGTGCTACGACCAAGACCCACGGAGTTTTCCACAAGGAAGGTGGCCTATATATATGGCCTCGCGATGTCAACCCGCTAGAAGCCGATCAAACGGCTCGCTACCGCAAAAAGATCGAGAAGGATGAAGCTTATTCCCGTAGCCTACTGTCCTACAACTTGGACAT GCAAACGCCAGATCCGAATCCTCTGCGAACCCTTCATCTGCTAAAGGATCCGTCACCGATAAAACGCGCAGTCACTG AAAGAGCTGTGCAaccagaaataattttacgcAGCATGAGTCAACTACGTTCCGTCTCGTTCAATCCGCGTGACCAACACATTTTAGCTGGTGGATCGATTTATGGCGCTGTGGGAATTTGGGACGTTCGTAAGAGTCAAGGTCCAGTCGAATGCGTCCCCATTGGTGTCGGTCAGTCGGAAAGTGTCACTTCGCTTATTTGGAGCAATTCAAAAGCTGGAGGAGAATTCTTTTCCGCCTCTGGCGACGGCCAA GTTCTTTGGTGGGACATGCGAAAATTAAATGCGCCAATAGACGCACTTTTACTGGATCCTAGTTCAATCCTTCGATCGGAAAGCGCTTTATCGGCTAGGCTACTTGTCTGGA GTATTGCGATGAATTGCAACAGAAGAGCCCGAACAACAGCGGAGAGGATAATGTGCCAATACGAGGCACACTTGGGCCCAGTTCACGGTCTACATCGACAGTCGACACCCACAACTGCCCAAAATCTTTTTGACCGTTGGGGATTGGACCACGAATGTTTGGACCGAGGACATTCGCGATTCGCCcattttaactttaaa GAATCAAAATGTCCAGTTACTGGCCGGAGCGTGGAGTCACACACGGCCGTCCGTCATATTCACTGCTGCAACAGACGGTGA
- the LOC124342471 gene encoding TBC1 domain family member 20-like translates to MEILNLVYALVKNENRDLHNYLMRSELGTIFCLPWAITWFGHVLNDYETVVRLFDVFMFSHPWTSMYLSAVVVLHRASDIFLTPCEMPLLHQMLSNVPDNLPFDSLITETKKLMRTYPPDVMETVVREMHAENIRKIKEENEERKRRMEQRKAALQGKHKKAAIQRWTPWSGFRNLRSQTAKVVALSVSVATFAFIYNYVRPNIEIF, encoded by the exons ATGGAAATTCTGAACTTAGTGTATGCACtagtcaaaaatgaaaatcgtgATTTGCACAATTATTTGATGAG GTCGGAGCTAGGGACAATTTTCTGCCTTCCGTGGGCGATTACTTGGTTTGGCCATGTTCTCAACGATTACGAAACTGTCGTAAGATTGTTTGATGTATTTATGTTCTCACATCCATGGACCTCTATGTATCTATCTGCTGTCGTCGTGTTGCATAGAGCAAGTGATATTTTTTTGACACCGTGCGAGATGCCGCTTCTACATCAAATGCTCTCCAAC GTCCCTGATAATCTACCATTTGATAGTCTTATTACTGAAACAAAGAAGTTGATGCGAACCTATCCACCAGATGTAATGGAAACAGTTGTCCGAGAGATGCACGCTGAAAA TATTCGTAAGATAAAGGAAGAGAACGAAGAGAGGAAAAGGAGAATGGAACAGAGAAAGGCTGCTTTACAAGGGAAACATAAAAAAGCGGCGATTCAACGTTGGACTCCTTGGTCTGGATTCAGAAATTTAAGATCCCAAACTGCGAAGGTTGTTGCACTTAGCGTAAGCGTTGCAACATTCGCATTTATTTATAACTATGTCAGACCGAATATAGAGATATTTTGA
- the LOC124342472 gene encoding uncharacterized protein LOC124342472, with protein MRNTSSIEKPLMMKVPTRKMFPLMLNPLRGNRILLETLILETTPPNDFESSEGEGERKRKKAERKKKAKKARLEIEGNSTSDEDSDLSSAFSDCSLDEDEE; from the exons ATGAGAAACACCTCAAGTATCGAGAAA CCTCTGATGATGAAAGTTCCGACAAGGAAGATGTTCCCCCTCATGTTGAATCCTCTCAGGGGGAATCGGATACTTCTGGAGACCTTAATTCTGGAAACAACACCcccaaatgattttgaaagttCTGAAG GAGAAGGAGAGCGTAAAAGGAAGAAGGCCGAACGTAAAAAGAAAGCCAAAAAGGCCAGGTTGGAAATTGAAGGAAACAGTACCTCGGACGAGGACAGCGATCTGTCGAGCGCCTTTTCCGACTGCAGCCTCGACGAGGATGAAGAGTAA